The following coding sequences lie in one Phyllopteryx taeniolatus isolate TA_2022b chromosome 4, UOR_Ptae_1.2, whole genome shotgun sequence genomic window:
- the rgl3a gene encoding ral guanine nucleotide dissociation stimulator-like 1, with product MVWEMRTVLPVSGSSDGGESRSLHTKVGRMKKLLGLRPSHSVDAHVDREPGVWLMSFQLLDSDEQCADPVQEWGEEEENGAVFGITLCREPVVPIAEMAMAADSHVHYRTVKLRRLKAGTLEHFVTHLLDPEYQEPDYVHVFLSTYRAFTSTSNLIELLFQSDDSNGISLQSALLPVIKLWLGEYSADFHEPPQYQALRLLCANLRRRLCFRRLAQTAESLLKSHQERDRSQFTSVDDRGLLCKEEDTDVFVTFAVTDVAEQLTRLDMELFVQVLPFHCLGCVWSQRDKKENHNLAPTVRATISQFNAVTNLVITSLLCPSSPCPSTSSPISSPSSSLSFLYPSSAQGPPHSSQTGPSCRAGIIERWINVAQACRQLKNFSSLWAILSALQSNAVYRLKKTWMAVSNESMATFKHLCETFPDENCVLANREILTKKHKSGIVPYLGSYLTVLMMLDTALPDSVEGGLINFEKRRREFEILYQIRQLQASCSHYQLPVNCRITNWLQAHKLILTDQESYELSRELEPPVDPCPTSPNFRSSRLLTKKLISSQATSDRSLRKTHTDQMSVSSSSSSSSDMDDLSIPHSSPLRLKLKSLSSSMLNITEDYASMSSSSSSSPILSSSSCSSSHPDLSCSSLALRSDSSSSPCSVSTQSVLPVYNKQLADSCIIRVTLECVNNGNVYKSILLTSQDHTPQVIQKALDKHNLEETFSCQDFILCQMLNNGNELHFPDNANVYYAMCTTSDYNFVLHQRWRSHGRHAGSSSSPVVPPRARHAK from the exons ATGGTGTGGGAGATGAGGACCGTTCTTCCGGTGAGTGGAAGCAGTGATGGAGGGGAGTCCCGCAGCCTCCATACGAAGGTGGGCCGAATGAAGAAGCTACTGGGGCTGAGGCCGAGTCACTCGGTGGACGCCCATGTGGACAGGGAGCCTGGGGTATGGCTGATGAGCTTCCAGTTGTTGGATTCTGATGAACAGTGTGCG GACCCAGTGCAGGAAtggggggaggaagaggagaacgGCGCTGTGTTTGGCATCACGCTGTGCCGAGAGCCCGTCGTGCCAATCGCAGAAATGGCCATGGCGGCAGACAGCCATGTCCACTACCGCACAGTAAAGCTGCGCAGGCTTAAAGCTGGCACCCTGGAGCACTTTGTCACCCATCTTCTGGATCCCGAGTATCAAGAGCCTGACTACGTCCATGTCTTCCTCTCCACCTACAGAGCCTTTACCTCTACCAGTAACCTTATTGAGCTGCTTTTTCAAAG CGACGACTCAAACGGCATCTCCTTGCAAAG TGCATTGCTCCCAGTAATCAAGCTGTGGTTGGGGGAATACAGTGCAGACTTCCACGAGCCCCCTCAATATCAGGCTCTCCGGCTCTTATGTGCCAACTTGCGCCGGCGCCTCTGTTTTAGGCGCTTGGCTCAGACTGCAGAGAGTTTGCTGAAGTCGCACCAGGAACGAG aTCGCAGTCAGTTTACGTCAGTGGATGACAGGGGACTGCTCTGCAAGGAGGAAGACACAGACGTGTTTGTGACCTTCGCTGTCACAGATGTAGCAGAGCAGCTTACCAGATTGGACATG GAACTTTTTGTCCAAGTGTTGCCATTCCACTGCCTGGGCTGCGTGTGGTCACAACGAGACAAGAAGGAAAACCACAATCTGGCACCCACCGTCCGTGCCACCATTTCCCAGTTCAATGCAGTCACCAACCTCGTCATCACTTCACTGCTTTGCCCGTCTTCTCCGTGCCCCTCCACCTCGTCTCCCATCTCATCACCCAGCTCCTCCTTGAGCTTCCTCTACCCTTCGAGCGCTCAAGGCCCACCTCACTCCTCTCAAACCGGTCCTTCCTGCAGAGCAGGCATCATTGAGAGGTGGATCAATGTGGCACAG GCGTGCAGGCAGCTGAAGAATTTTTCTTCCTTATGGGCCATCCTGTCCGCCCTGCAGTCCAACGCTGTGTATCGCCTCAAGAAGACCTGGATGGCTGTGAGCAA TGAAAGCATGGCTACCTTTAAGCATCTGTGCGAGACATTTCCTGATGAGAACTGTGTGCTGGCCAATCGAGAGATCCTGACAAAG AAGCATAAAAGTGGTATCGTACCTTACCTGGGCTCCTACCTGACTGTCCTTATGATGCTGGACACGGCTCTCCCTGACTCTGTGGAG GGTGGACTCATCAACTTTGAGAAGCGCAGACGG GAGTTTGAGATTCTCTATCAGATTCGTCAACTACAGGCTTCCTGTTCTCACTATCAACTTCCTGTGAACTGTCGCATAACCAACTGGCTGCAGGCGCACAAGCTCATTCTCACTGATCAGGAGAG TTATGAACTGTCTCGTGAGCTGGAACCTCCCGTCGATCCATGTCCCACTTCTCCCAATTTTCGGAGCAGTCGATTGCTAACTAAGAAGCTCATCTC GTCACAAGCAACCAGTGACCGTTCTCTGCGGAAGACTCACACCGACCAGATGAGTGTGTCGTCTTCAAGCTCCAGCAGTTCAGACATGGACGACCTCAGCATCCCTCATTCATCCCCACTCAGACTCAAACTCAAG TCACTGTCCAGCTCAATGCTCAACATCACGGAGGACTACGCCTCCatgtcttcttcctcctcctcttctcccaTCCTCTCCAGCTCCTCCTGCAGCTCCTCGCATCCCGACCTGAGCTGCTCCTCTTTGGCGCTAAGGTCGGACTCCTCCTCATCCCCCTGCAGCGTCTCCACGCAGTCTGTGCTGCCCGTTTACAACAAACAGCTTGCCGACTCGTGTATCATCAGAGTCACCTTGGAGTGTGTAAACAACGGCAACGTCTATAAAAGCATTCTG CTGACCAGTCAGGATCACACACCTCAGGTCATTCAGAAGGCTCTGGACAAACACAACCTGGAGGAGACCTTCAGCTGTCAGGACTTTATCCTCTGCCAGATGCTCAACAATGGAAACG aGCTCCACTTCCCCGACAACGCCAACGTGTATTACGCCATGTGCACCACCTCCGACTACAACTTTGTCCTGCATCAACGCTGGAGGAGCCACGGGAGACACGCGGGCTCCTCCTCCAGTCCTGTTGTGCCACCCCGTGCCCGCCACGCTAAGTGA